A single window of Armatimonadota bacterium DNA harbors:
- a CDS encoding glycosyltransferase, with the protein MNREQANRITVAHLIGRLNIGGAEEQLVSLAPEFDAGRFRVIVCVLQPGGTLENRLEAADVKYHSFGFRLRSAPLAVLRICSFLKRERVDVLHMHMYHAALYGRIAGLLARVPVMITTDHGKGMWKKPWQVAFERYMVRHTALRIGVSQDVADIIRNRERVPDDKLIVVRNGVNAERFRAGEAERASVRTELGVTEHTFLVGTLARLVEPKALHVMIEAVSIASKDVPGIRLLIVGDGPLRAELDKCASDLGVRDGVIFTGARSDVPGLLAAMDVFALSSIREGLPISLLEAMAAGKPIVATRVGGIPDVIADREDGLLVEPDAPQAFADAICDLAADADLASRLGQRAAEKAESDYSVKATARKLEEIYARLSAGQSAAG; encoded by the coding sequence ATGAACCGCGAGCAGGCAAACCGAATCACGGTCGCTCATCTGATCGGGCGTCTCAATATAGGCGGCGCGGAGGAGCAGTTGGTCTCTCTCGCGCCGGAGTTCGACGCTGGGCGCTTTCGAGTAATCGTGTGCGTTCTTCAGCCCGGGGGAACCTTGGAGAATCGCCTCGAAGCCGCCGATGTTAAGTACCATTCGTTCGGTTTTCGCCTTCGCAGCGCTCCTCTGGCGGTCTTGCGGATATGCTCCTTCTTGAAGCGGGAGAGGGTAGACGTACTCCACATGCATATGTATCATGCCGCGCTGTACGGGCGGATCGCGGGGCTCTTGGCCAGGGTGCCGGTGATGATCACGACGGACCATGGCAAGGGGATGTGGAAGAAGCCGTGGCAGGTTGCTTTCGAGCGATACATGGTGAGGCACACGGCCCTGCGGATCGGCGTCTCTCAAGACGTAGCAGATATCATCCGCAACCGCGAGCGTGTCCCCGACGATAAACTGATAGTCGTTCGTAACGGTGTGAACGCAGAGCGTTTCCGCGCAGGCGAGGCGGAACGAGCATCGGTACGGACCGAACTCGGGGTCACAGAACATACGTTTCTGGTCGGCACACTTGCGCGTCTCGTCGAACCGAAGGCGCTCCACGTGATGATCGAAGCCGTCTCGATTGCGTCGAAGGACGTGCCGGGCATCCGCCTCCTGATCGTTGGTGACGGGCCGCTTCGCGCGGAACTCGACAAGTGTGCCTCCGACCTCGGCGTCCGTGACGGGGTGATCTTCACTGGCGCGAGGAGCGACGTCCCGGGATTGCTCGCCGCGATGGATGTGTTCGCGCTTTCCTCGATCCGCGAGGGTCTGCCGATATCACTGCTCGAGGCGATGGCGGCCGGCAAACCGATCGTCGCTACGAGGGTGGGGGGCATTCCCGATGTGATCGCCGACCGCGAAGACGGCCTGCTGGTCGAGCCGGACGCACCGCAGGCATTCGCCGATGCGATATGTGACCTGGCTGCCGATGCCGATCTGGCGTCCCGGCTCGGGCAACGCGCGGCGGAGAAGGCGGAGTCGGATTACTCAGTCAAGGCCACCGCCCGAAAGCTGGAAGAGATATATGCGCGGTTGTCCGCGGGTCAGTCCGCCGCCGGATAG
- a CDS encoding polysaccharide deacetylase family protein produces the protein MSNKPYSVPVLMYHTVGPEIGGWPWPWLTTPIEVFEDQVVAMAREGYISIGLGDLYAYMKEGRRLPGRAVVLTFDDGYLDNYVYAYPILKKHGYKGTVFVSTDFVDPSPKPRNTLDDVWAGRAARSDLPGPGFLSWAEMRRMESEGVMEVQSHTCTHTWCFNGPRIIDFHSPESAERYPWLMWNARPDLKPRYLSEDQSSLVPFGTPIYEHGRALSGPQYLPDHELAAHLVEAVVGEDFFLRAEWRNELLEIARSFREEHGDRGRMESGSEYLKRARCELCESKRLLEENLGHEVRFLCWPGGGRSPEVERLALEVGYAASTKSGSSTGRTPNAPGADPAWINRIGCQDAWHFRGRKIAYTDGEYLLSRLRVFQGDKMHLWPLRFRKIGWLIGYYLLGRRP, from the coding sequence ATGAGCAATAAACCCTACAGCGTCCCCGTCCTGATGTACCACACGGTCGGCCCGGAAATTGGCGGATGGCCATGGCCCTGGCTTACGACTCCCATCGAGGTCTTCGAGGATCAGGTCGTGGCGATGGCTCGGGAGGGTTACATTTCCATCGGACTTGGAGACTTGTATGCGTACATGAAGGAGGGCAGGAGACTGCCCGGGAGAGCGGTCGTCCTGACCTTCGATGACGGCTACCTTGATAACTATGTCTACGCCTATCCGATCCTCAAGAAGCACGGGTACAAGGGCACGGTCTTCGTCTCCACGGATTTCGTAGACCCTTCGCCGAAGCCTCGGAACACCTTGGACGATGTGTGGGCTGGCAGGGCCGCCCGATCCGATCTGCCCGGGCCCGGCTTTCTATCATGGGCCGAGATGCGGCGGATGGAGTCCGAAGGCGTGATGGAGGTTCAGTCGCATACCTGTACGCACACTTGGTGTTTCAACGGGCCTCGCATCATCGATTTCCACTCGCCCGAAAGCGCCGAGAGGTATCCGTGGCTTATGTGGAATGCGCGTCCCGACCTGAAGCCTCGCTATCTCTCTGAAGATCAGAGCTCGCTCGTACCTTTTGGGACGCCTATCTACGAGCACGGCAGGGCTCTCTCCGGGCCTCAGTATCTTCCCGACCACGAGCTTGCGGCCCATCTTGTCGAGGCAGTCGTCGGGGAGGATTTCTTCCTGCGTGCCGAGTGGAGGAACGAACTGCTGGAGATCGCACGATCATTTCGGGAAGAGCACGGGGATAGGGGGCGGATGGAGTCGGGCAGTGAGTATCTCAAGCGCGCCCGATGCGAGCTCTGTGAGAGTAAGCGCCTGCTGGAGGAGAATCTCGGCCATGAAGTGAGATTCCTCTGCTGGCCGGGAGGCGGCCGGAGTCCAGAGGTCGAGCGTCTCGCGCTGGAGGTCGGCTACGCAGCTAGCACGAAGTCCGGTAGTTCCACAGGCCGAACGCCGAACGCGCCCGGAGCCGATCCGGCGTGGATCAACCGGATCGGATGCCAGGACGCCTGGCATTTCCGCGGTCGCAAGATCGCCTATACGGACGGCGAGTACCTGTTGTCTCGGTTGCGGGTCTTTCAGGGAGACAAGATGCATCTCTGGCCGCTGCGATTTCGCAAGATCGGCTGGCTGATCGGATACTATCTCTTGGGGAGGCGTCCGTGA
- a CDS encoding glycosyltransferase family 4 protein, producing the protein MNCDSISATGRMPKVCFVSCSLRMRGLLHRVPDTPTGGAEFQQVIMARALAAAGTPVEFLLLSEDGFDAEVTDDGIPVNLGIRSPVGNRFLRTAKALFSVLHSVRRVRADVYYVRGACAEAGYTGLASRLCRKVFVFGVAHNRDLDGGHASGMNALNRWLYNAAIRGASAVFVQTEEQMRLLHSRYGREGILIRNMCPIDRAPDDGMERDTILWVGRFRPVKRPEWVVELASRIPDRRFEMIGGFNEADRPLWQRVVDGADGLGNLRLAGQVSAGETESYYRRAMMLVLTSEAEGFPNVFLEACRAGIPTVTTFDPDGLIAARGLGYHCGDIEELIARVRELAEDEQTRREMGRRAFEYVRDNHSTEAVAARLIETFGRLAADRSRVSSGRK; encoded by the coding sequence GTGAACTGTGATTCGATCTCCGCGACCGGACGAATGCCGAAGGTCTGCTTCGTAAGTTGTTCGTTGCGGATGCGCGGTCTGCTGCACCGGGTACCCGATACGCCCACCGGCGGGGCGGAGTTCCAGCAGGTCATCATGGCTCGCGCCCTCGCAGCCGCCGGAACGCCTGTCGAGTTCCTTCTGCTGTCCGAAGACGGCTTCGACGCTGAGGTGACCGACGACGGAATACCGGTAAATCTCGGCATCAGATCGCCTGTCGGGAACAGGTTTTTGCGGACGGCAAAGGCGCTGTTCAGTGTCCTGCATTCCGTCCGCAGAGTACGCGCCGACGTCTACTATGTCCGGGGAGCGTGCGCGGAAGCAGGCTACACGGGCCTCGCGTCCAGGCTCTGTCGCAAGGTGTTCGTATTCGGTGTTGCTCATAACCGGGATCTCGACGGCGGTCACGCGTCAGGCATGAACGCTCTCAACCGGTGGCTCTATAACGCGGCGATCAGGGGCGCGTCGGCTGTGTTCGTCCAGACTGAGGAGCAGATGCGCCTTCTGCACAGCCGTTACGGGCGGGAAGGCATCCTCATCCGGAACATGTGTCCGATTGATCGCGCGCCGGATGACGGCATGGAACGCGACACCATCCTCTGGGTGGGCCGGTTCAGGCCGGTCAAGCGTCCTGAATGGGTGGTCGAGCTGGCATCGCGCATCCCGGACCGGCGGTTCGAGATGATCGGCGGGTTCAACGAAGCAGACCGCCCGCTCTGGCAGAGGGTCGTTGACGGCGCCGACGGGCTCGGCAATTTGAGACTTGCGGGGCAGGTCTCGGCGGGCGAAACGGAGTCTTACTACCGGCGAGCCATGATGCTCGTGCTTACCTCGGAAGCGGAGGGATTCCCGAACGTCTTCCTGGAAGCGTGCAGAGCCGGGATACCGACGGTCACCACCTTTGACCCCGATGGCCTGATAGCCGCTCGGGGCCTTGGGTATCACTGTGGCGATATCGAGGAACTGATCGCCAGGGTCAGGGAACTCGCCGAGGACGAACAGACGCGCCGGGAGATGGGCAGGCGCGCCTTCGAATACGTGAGGGATAATCATTCTACTGAGGCGGTCGCCGCGCGGCTGATCGAGACGTTCGGCCGCCTGGCCGCCGACAGGTCGCGCGTATCATCAGGCAGGAAATGA
- a CDS encoding glycosyltransferase family 4 protein yields the protein MNNEFADRRYRVCLISTSPILSKLLLGMKPDFMGGAEVQQTLIVEMLKDIGCEVSALVHDFGQQDEVVTPEGLRLIKAYRPGGKWKWLLKPWKYPMWLAIKRADANLYYQRATGTMTGVLAMLCRRFGRPFVHATSIDLDLDGTKESRLNPMKRMVYRHGIRHAEMIVVQTDQQNSDLKRRFGREGFIIRNTFSIPEHEPSPGRSAVLWVGSFRDHKHPEMFLQVARRLPDVQFLMVGGAYHSHPQLFDGIMKQSESVPNIELTGLVPYDEVGTHFDRAALFVCTSEMEGFPNTFLQSWSRGIPVISTVDPDGLIQRYDLGRFCESLDDVVEAVRHLSSDSQARDDIGSRAREYVRLNHHPDAVKARYRELIETAMGQR from the coding sequence ATGAACAACGAGTTCGCGGACAGAAGATACCGGGTCTGCCTCATCTCCACCTCTCCCATCCTGAGCAAGCTGCTGCTCGGGATGAAGCCTGATTTCATGGGAGGGGCCGAAGTCCAGCAGACCCTGATCGTGGAGATGCTGAAAGACATCGGATGCGAGGTATCAGCGCTTGTGCACGACTTCGGCCAGCAGGATGAGGTCGTTACTCCTGAAGGACTCAGGCTGATCAAGGCCTACCGTCCGGGCGGCAAGTGGAAGTGGCTGTTGAAACCCTGGAAATATCCCATGTGGCTGGCGATCAAGCGTGCCGATGCCAATCTCTACTATCAACGAGCCACCGGGACCATGACAGGGGTTCTGGCGATGCTGTGCAGGCGGTTCGGGCGTCCGTTCGTCCACGCCACTTCGATAGACCTCGATCTCGACGGCACCAAAGAGAGTCGCCTCAACCCGATGAAGCGCATGGTCTACAGGCATGGTATTCGGCACGCGGAAATGATAGTCGTCCAGACCGATCAGCAGAACAGCGATCTGAAGCGGCGCTTCGGGCGAGAGGGGTTCATCATCAGGAACACCTTCTCGATTCCGGAGCACGAGCCTTCGCCCGGTCGAAGCGCCGTCCTCTGGGTCGGCAGTTTCCGGGATCACAAGCATCCTGAGATGTTCCTGCAAGTTGCTCGGCGGCTTCCCGACGTGCAGTTCCTGATGGTCGGAGGGGCGTATCACTCTCACCCGCAGCTCTTCGATGGCATCATGAAGCAGTCTGAGAGCGTGCCGAACATCGAGCTGACCGGTCTGGTGCCCTACGACGAAGTCGGGACGCACTTCGACAGGGCGGCGCTGTTCGTCTGCACGTCCGAGATGGAAGGCTTCCCGAACACTTTCCTGCAGTCCTGGAGCCGCGGCATCCCGGTCATATCCACCGTGGATCCCGACGGCCTGATTCAGCGGTACGACCTCGGCAGGTTCTGTGAGTCGCTCGACGATGTCGTCGAGGCCGTACGGCATCTGTCCTCGGATTCGCAGGCGCGCGACGACATAGGCTCCCGCGCGCGGGAGTACGTCAGGCTGAACCACCATCCGGACGCAGTGAAGGCCCGCTATCGTGAACTGATCGAAACGGCTATGGGGCAGAGATGA